The genomic interval cacttgtccaagcttctgccggcccgtttagcttggataagtgagactctactgtaattcaagacTTGGCTCTCTGCCTCTTCATCCCATAATTGGCCCTATTAGGGCGAATGGTTGAGGTCAGGTGGACAAATTACTTAAGTTTCATGGTTTAAAGGAAATACATTATCTAAGTCCAATACTATACCACCTTCCTTATCATTGCATCTCCACCACTTTTGCAGGGTTGAAAACCACGCAGTGGCTTGAGCGAGACCCTTGTGATCTGCATTGTTTTAGTCCGTCTCCTGAGTACAAAGTCCCTTAGATTTCTACATGAGATTCTACATAGAATAGTGGAGACTGAGTACTTTGCTCCTTGAAAATTGAACCATAATTGCTCTTCATGTTTACAGGAACAGAACATAACTATGGTGGCATGTAATACGTGTTTCTTGTTTTGTTAATGGCAGTTTATCTAcaaacctctcctgagaggtgTTATGAGAGGCTGAAAAGGCggtgtagggaagaagaaaaagTTATTCCTATGGTAAGGAGAAGCTGCCTTCTGACATTTGTCGAATGAATTGCCCTGATGAGTTTCAAAAGGCTAGAACTTGGGTGAGCATGGAAGAACTGAGGAGAGCATAatcagcatataataataataataataataataataataataataataataataataataatggcagaaaccagtacagataGTCCCAgtggtgccaaaagatcttagctggcatttggaaacaatagacattgacaaaattatgatctgcgacctgcaaaaggccaccctactgggatctgcgcgcatcatccaaaaatacatcacacagtcctaaacacttgggaagtattcgacttgttattttgtgatacgaaatccagcatatctgtcttgtttgctgtgtcatacagtgtcgttgtgtcgataataataataataataatagattttaacttgtattttaactgtgtgtaccttgttgtatgtgttttatctcttgttttaacaaCATGGTACCTTGCctcaagctgcaaggagaggcaagtaataaatggagttattattattaccattgccattattattattattattattatgttgttgttgttgaaggctttcatggccggaatcattgggttgctatgagttttctgggctgtctggccatgttccagaagcattctctcctgacatttcgcccacacctatggcaggcatccttagagcttatgaggtctgttggagactagacaagtgggagaaagaactcttaaagaactctaaaatcaggacagtaattcAACCTCGCATGTCATGCCAAATACAGAtgaaacaataatgaaaatatatcGATTGCAGCGTTATTTACTAAGATTAGTCACTGATTGCCTCCTTGGTTTTATAGTGATTTGACAAAACTAGACGAATGAAAAgtaattctttttttttgtgTTTAGGAATATTTAGAAGCTATCCATCTGCTCTATGAAGAGTGGCTGATTAAAAAAAGCCTGTTTAAAGTTCCTTCTCCGGTGCTTGTAAGTATATATTCATAGTTATTAAGACAGATACACAAGGAAACTGGGATAGGAAGGGAGGAGAATAAAAGAATACAAGTCAGTGCTTATAATTGAAATGATTCTAGCATACCTGTATTTGGCAGCTCTCTCTATATTAGTGTCCCATCCTAAATAGTACTGCTAAAATTGTATGCCGAACCTCATTATCACTAGCTTTTCAGAGCTCTTTAATGGATCATCTTGTTCTGTTTTGAAGGTACTGCAGGCTGATCACGACTTACAGGATATGCTGGAGATGTACGAAGAAAACCAGGACCGAATCCTAACCCCCTACAATGTGCAACATTGTCTATAGAAACAGATGTTGCGTGTTATGCATGGCTTAGtgccggcatgggcaaacttccgccctcaacttccacaattcctacacTGGACCGCCACACATCTGAATAGAAATAGCTCTTTCCTGGTTCCCTTGAAACTCCTGCCAGGCAGTTTGAAGATTAGGTGCAAGTAATTTCTAAAACTTTCTAAAACTTGCCTGAGCTATTTCCTACCCTCTTATCTTTGTTCGTATTTCAAGCAGCTCTTCCACTTAGTCCTAGACTGTTTGGCGAACTTGGGGCAGTTTGAAAGAAAGGGGTAGATGTTTGCTTAATGACCAACTCCCAGCAGGAAACCCTGAGGGGGAAAAAGTGTGAGCActtataatgtgtatgtttatacttAGCAGGTCCTTTTTTGTTCCAGAATGATACAATTTTGTAGGTTGCAATACATGATAGATATCCCCCATGTAAGCTATTACCTCTGTTGCCTCTAACAAGATTTAAAAATGGCTTGTTTTTCCCACACTTCCCTTTTTATTTGTACAGTGATTGTTTGTTTATAAAACATTACTGGTTATAGACTGTTGGTTTAGATTTCTTACTAAGAAGGTCTCTGAAAAGGACATTCATCCTTAcatcttgtttttatttactCACAAAAGCATTTTATACAAAGGCAGGACGTTGCAAGGAAAGCTTGTCAGGTATAATACCAAATGGGTTGTAGatgtattatatttttttaaattgagaagttacttttttttcAATCAAAGGAATAAGTGGAGAACAAGTGACCAAATTAGTAGTAGTTGTATTAACACTTCAATACGTCTTTTGAATCCTTTAGTGAATACTTGACTTTGTATTTCATAGTACATTTCTCACTTTTATGGCCATGCTGTTTAATTCCAGAAATACTGCAGTGTGGAATTAAGACATCAAATATGTCGGAGACCCAAGTTCAAATTCTCAAACTGTGCACCTCAGAGGACAATGCACATCCTGGCAGAAAGGGTATAAAAAACTACCAGCCCTTAAAAATACTTAGGTGGCAGGTACCAACGTGATTATAGCCACACAAATTAAAGAAACAAGATGTCGGCATGCTTGAAATAATACAATTGGATAAATTGAGACTTTCAGCTACCGTTTTCTTTTTGACACAGACCACTTTAGTTGTGGTATTATAGTTGAGGTCCCGGAAGAGGCTACATTTAAATGAATTCATTTAAATGAAATGAATTCATTAAAGCCCTTTCAAATCTTGCTTTTTTCAGCTTCCTATCTTGAAGGCTGAGGAAGACCTTAAAAGCATACAGGACTTAAAACAGCTTTACTAATAAAACCACCATCTTTTGAGCATCTTGAGACAAGTGTCCTGTTTCTTCATTGTATTCCTGATTAAAACACAATTTTCAACAGCATTGACATACCATGATTCGTTGATCTATCTTGTTTCCTCTTTGAGGGTCACATTCTCTTACACTGATTATTTTGATAGCTACTGATAAATTTatttccaatgtatttttgtattaaggaatgtgtataaaatgtactgtttaaaatgtttatggAAAGTATTATTTGTTTCAACTCCAGTATTTAGCAGGGAGATGGAAGACAGCAGATGTGATCTTTGAAATATGTTAGTGTTTCTTCTGTTATAACTTAAAATCTTTGGcactatttaaaaacatcttagaaTCTTGTTTCATTATTTATTCAGATTAAATGGAACTGATTTAAAACTTCTCTGCTTATTCTATTTAGAACATTATagtgagatattcactgaaaaactatagcaaaatgtgctgcaggatgtcccacaaaaacaaagattttgcagtttaataaacttcccGTTTTAGTCACTTGCCAGGCTTTTAAGGTAGTTTATTGGGCATTTGTGATCATGGCAATAgtttcatcaagtttgcagacgacaccaaattaggagggatgcCTAATACTTCAGAAtctaaaacgatcttaacagattagagagatgggccaaaactaacaaaatgaagttcaacaggaacaaatgcaagatactccacttaggcagaaaaagtgaaatgcaaagatacagaatgggggatacctggcttgacgtgtaaaaaagatcttgagtccttgtggggaacaagttaaacatgagccaacaatgtgatgcggcgaaTAAAGCCAGTCGGATTTTGGCCTGTAAAAatagagtatagtgtctagatgcagggaagtcatgctactgcTTTAtattgccttggtcagaccacacctggaagactATGTCCAATTTTAGGCACAACTTAAGGGAGATGTCGAGATCTCTCGGATGTGTCTaaaggagggagactaaaatgatcaagggtcaagagcaagccccatgaggaagggtttgaagagctgggcatgtttagcctgtagaagagaaggctgggaggagacacgagattgcccacaaggtctcttttgACTCTGATTCATGAGTGCAAATAGGAAACAGCTAGGCAGTCGTAACTCTAAACGATGACATCACAAATTACTAACAAGATGCCAGCCATTAGGCAAGAAATAATAGCACCAGTATATTTCTTAATGAGGACGCTGTTGAGATTGATTCAAATATACTCCAAAATATCCTGAACTAGGACACTACAGGCTAAATATCCAATATCAGAAGTTAACTTCAGCTAAAAGCAGTGACACTGCATTTATGTTTAGTATCCATTTTAAAGTAAAGGATGCAGTATTTTTCATATATTGTTAGTAGTTACCAATTGGATGTTTCATGCAGAACTTTTGTCTTAAAATGTGTACATATTTTCTGTCCCACTTCTGTTTTGGCGTTGCTTAAAACTATTTAAGTTTGCCCCACAAAACCCATAGCTTCTCTATGTCATCAATTTTTGTTAGTTGGTGTTATGGCATGACATttacattaattctataaagaAACCTTTTGTTCTTTTGCATATTTTAttcaagaaatatatattttgaaaaatccaCGTAGAAATGTTTTGGCAGATATTGTATTTTCCATTTACATTCTGAATGATTCACGATTTCCTTAAAACTTAAATTCCAGATGATCAGAGCAAGGAGAGAGAAGGTGGTGCACTTGAAAGCTTTGGACTAATTATTTTGGGCTTCCACAGCTGTGGGGAACTTTCTGTCTTTCCCCATACAGCTTACAGGACTATACCTGCCGTCATACCTGATCACTGGCAGGACCTATGGCAGCTGGAGTTTCAACAGTGGGGGAGTGCAGGTTTCTCACTTCTCTGCCTTGTTGTGTGCAGAAGGATTATGACAAGGAGAATATCAAAAATGGAATAGGTGTGGCATatattttaaggctttttttcCTTAGGTGTCACATTATTAGAAGTCTTTTTTGATTAATAATGTGGCCATAGAATAAAGGATGAAATTATACAAGACTCTGCACAAAAGAAATCCGGTCCATAATCTATGCCTATGCGTACAGGTGCAGTTgttggttgttgtgtgctttcaagtttccAACTTAACGGCATCCCAAAGTGAACTtaccatgggattttcttggcaagatttgttctgagaggatttgccattgctttccttcgAGGCTAAAAAAGTGTGACTTGTGCAGAGTCATTCAATaagtttccatagccaagtgggGATTTAAGGCGTATTTTtcagagtcctagttcaacattcaaaccacaccACTACAATGGCTCTTGCAGTACAATAATACTGGCCAACTATACTTTGAAGAGTATAATTTATGAAGAGAAAACATGATGGCCAATGAAGGACTGTGTATTTCTAATCCCACTTTTTAATATTTCAGTATATCCTTATGCATAAATTCATGCTAAATCATTGACCTTGCACAATGTAAGATACCCGTAGATCGCTTTCTAGTGTCAACAGTAAAGCTCAACATAAAGTGTGTTTTCATAACACCAAGGCTAGAATTCTGTATTTGACATATACATGTATAATTAAAGTTACGTCTGTGTATGTAACTTGCTTTGGTCATGGCAGATGGAGAAAATCTGACatttaactcccataattctttaCCATTTGGCATGTTTGGGATGGCTTGTGAGAAATTCAAATCATCTGGAGGGCAACCACTGCATTTAAACCTCTCATTAATATGCCTTCTATCTACAATACTTGTGCCCAGAGGCTACATTCTGAAGAGAGTAATTGGAGCTGGgaatgggaaaggaaagggcaggcgGACAAATGTGATGCACTCCTTGAAGAATCCTAATAAATCTCCTACTTCTCTCCTATTTCTACTGGGGATAACTGGTGACTATGGAGAAGAGCAGGAGAGCTGCTTGGAATTAGGCCTATCCTTTTGAATCCCATCTCCTGGGAGACTGGTGTTTGCATCTGGAATGTTTCTGTGGCCGCCTTTCTTAGTCATCCTTGTTTATAATAACATAATCCTCTGGATTAGTTTCACTCACTGGTGCAAGGCAAGTATTAAAGTCTACAAAAGAGGAATGCAGAGGACATCCTTCCCTCTTGCACTGAAGACTTGCTGTAAGGCCACCATGTTCAAGGGCCTCAGGTGTAACAGTATAAGATGAAGTGGATTGCTCTCCTACATTCCTAAAGTACTCCCCAGCTCCAGATGCACCTGGATTGCCGACTACACATTTGTTGTAAGTTGAATCAACAACAGGACATTGACAGCCAGTGACATTACAGAAGAGGTCTGGTGAAGAATAGCTGTTCATGTCGAAGCCTTCTCTGTTTCTATCAGGCTGATCTGCAAGCTTCAGTCCAGAAAGATGAAATTCTTGGTTTGCACTTCTGCTAGTTCTTTGCTCTAATTGTGTTGTTTCCTCTATAGGATACATCAGCTTGATTTTTAACTTCTTTTTACAGAATAAGTCACAAGTGTCCTCTTCTCTGGATACGTTACAACCTGTATGCATATTGCTGTGTTGGACAATGTTGCCTTTCAGTTCTTTGGGTTGGTCTGTAGGATCTGCTTCATAAATGCTTAGGCAGTTTATAGCATTGCAAATTTTAGGTTCATCTGTCTCTTGGGTTCTCAAATCATACAGGCAGTGGCTTCCCAAAATGCCATTATTTAGTATTGCCAAGGCTTGTGGCCCACTAGCATCAGGAGACAGAAGAGTGGCCGACTGTGCCCCATTGGCTGTTGGGCCCAGTCTTGTCTCAACAAACCCCGTGGCCTGAGTCTCACTGGCTGATGCTTTTGGAGAGAGATCTGTGAGGTGGAGAGGCTTCTGTCCAATGACAATGTCACTGTATTTAATCAAGAAGTCCTCACTGTCAGAGCTTTTGGCACAAATGTTTGAGGCAACATCTACACTTCTTTGATCCATGTTTTGCTCAGGAAAATGTTTGGAAATAGCTGTTTGCAAATCTTCAGTAGGACATCTGTGAGAAACCTCACTTCTAAGCTCAGGATTCTCAGGTGTTTCGAGGGCCAGAGT from Anolis carolinensis isolate JA03-04 unplaced genomic scaffold, rAnoCar3.1.pri scaffold_9, whole genome shotgun sequence carries:
- the LOC103280042 gene encoding spermatogenesis-associated protein 2; the protein is MRRPSGPEAALRRDLLAFYRAQWLEGRLPLCEEAALKGRARRLLPGAAKRTGLGEGLPRGRLAPALGFLELLCVHLALAPWRKEARSLKTFTGNFVYYVRSVLPEEIVQRLLEKIGYVATTATEFTLIRKINQDEAEQAAFELFLARIECENLLEVAEDASDSSLGDLRQERDQEHWSPGEDLDKKHQPIQSKEYVFARGQNEAQGDHSPQETYLTQSTLALETPENPELRSEVSHRCPTEDLQTAISKHFPEQNMDQRSVDVASNICAKSSDSEDFLIKYSDIVIGQKPLHLTDLSPKASASETQATGFVETRLGPTANGAQSATLLSPDASGPQALAILNNGILGSHCLYDLRTQETDEPKICNAINCLSIYEADPTDQPKELKGNIVQHSNMHTGCNVSREEDTCDLFCKKKLKIKLMYPIEETTQLEQRTSRSANQEFHLSGLKLADQPDRNREGFDMNSYSSPDLFCNVTGCQCPVVDSTYNKCVVGNPGASGAGEYFRNVGEQSTSSYTVTPEALEHGGLTASLQCKREGCPLHSSFVDFNTCLAPVSETNPEDYVIINKDD